Below is a genomic region from Bombus pascuorum chromosome 7, iyBomPasc1.1, whole genome shotgun sequence.
caatgaaataaaactatgttatttaaacaaatgtgttttgatatttagtacaatattatttagttTCCTATAGGACAATTTTTCTGATcagttcgaataaaatatgctctgctaatattatttttatccaaTATTTGATAAGCTTTCTCTAAAACAGAAACCAATGGCTTTGGTTCTCTTGCCATAATCCAAACATTCCTCGTACTGAAATACATACAGCAATAAATTTACTATAGTAACGTGTACCTCTctattatctactaaaatAATGCTACTAAAATAATGTACAAAGAATTTCctcgaaaataaataataatagcatATGAAAATCGCAGGGGGAAAATATGACAAGCccatttttattgattttccgacttatacgtcatttggtggcttaaaataaatattttataaaataaaatattttatgaaatagtTGAAAAAGGGAATATTCTGACAGATTCGAAaatctacaaattttttaatataagcgataaatttataatatttcataaaaagcCAACAATATTAATACggttgttattttaatttaacttaattaataCTAGTCCATATATTTCacattaatatcgtttaaatgTTAAGAAAAGTAACAGAACTGCATATTTAGTACACCGAGCAAGTGAAAAGATAGTGTTCACGTGGAATTGTTCGATAAcatatcgaattttaaaattgcctttttgtaaaatacagGTAATGCgacttttcatatttttcaccaGTAATTCTCTATCTTTacgtatattattatgtattatgtattattcatgttaaaataattactactttgaaatattaaggtatatttgttatgtaattttacttcCTTGAACATTTACCTGAACACGCCGAAATTTGAACAACTCCATACAACGGAGTAGGTTGTATAATCGGTATCGAGAATCCAATAAGGTGCATCTAATGGAAGAGGCATACTCGGGAACGAAACAGTTAATTTTGCGTCTTCCACTTTAAGAACAGGTTTTCCAACTCCTTCGATACTTGAAGAAACTCCAGTCCtgagtaaataataatatatgcaaTTCTATCAAACTATTTCACTAAacgttattgttattaattttaattttcttatctaACATGATATTGTTAATAACGTAAATTATGCGATTAACGAGTAAACGTATGGAgagttcttttttattttttgtaaaatatcgaatattcgaaaatgcaaagaagtattatattttacatacattcGTCATGAATGAACAATTGTAAATTTGAAGAAAGTTTATAATTCAATACAACACAAGGTGTGATATAACAGTATGGCTGTAAAAGTGTCTAttattataatctaatacCACCGTTATgaaagttcttttattttacgtatttgtaaatacgtctattattaaatatctctAAATTCCTCTACCAAAATTGTACAGTAAATGACGTTTCattctttctaaatttctattaaatatattttgacatGTTTTGCACATTTTTCGAGCAAAAATATTATgtgctattttttaaaaaagctagaaattaactttaattgaaaatttaacaattgagatgtgttataaaaaataaattgattataCTCACAAAGCGGATATCTGCTTATTCAAAATGTTGATCGAGTTGCTATCGTCTGTTATATTGTAAGTAGCAGTTACGCATTTTCCACCAAACTCGAAGAATGCAAAGTACTTCTCGATCTCGTACCATTTCCCCAAGTACTGGAAAACAGAGGAACAcgcgtatttatttaaacaggATAAGCCTCGAAGAAAGTCCGAACGAATCATCTTTGACCTTCTATACTTTACATATCTATCTCTCGTTACGTCCTATGTGTATCAATGTCCTATTGAGGACAACTTTCTAAATGCAGGTTGCATTACCTCATAAGTAAGTCAATAACGCAGGTATGTACAAGAAATCTATTCTAGTTTCTAGTCGACATAATAGACTTTGAAATGTGCGATTATCATACATACCCTTTCCATATCGAAATTCTGTATAGTTTCCACGGTAGGACACGAGCCCAAAAATGGTACTTGTGCTATCGCAGCGCTTGcagtaattaaaagtaaatatattcgCAGCATCGTCTCTTCTGTAAGCAGAATTATCAAATTagtttaatttctaatatcaGAGGCGAGAAGACGAGTTAATTGGTCGTTTGAACTGTCacttttttaaacataataattttttattttgtacagattctttatctttttacgtgtcgtatcatttttcttgaaaataataaatatgtttgcaagaattaaaattagcGTAACTTGATTTACCTTcgttaattttgaatttcgtAATTATAGAAGTTTTTGATTAAGGAATCCGGTTAACAGATTACCCGAATTTGCGTACAATCTTCCTACGGCTAACAAGAAGACGAAACTAACAAACGCACGGTACACGGATAAAAGATATTCAACGTTCATCAAGAatttgttccattttttacTATTCGTTTTTTAGTTTCACGTGAACAAGAAAGATGATTTTTTCGCTAAAGCAATCATGAAACTACTCACTGAATAGCAAAAAGTGATCAACAAACGGTACGCATAACGTTCAATTACGTTTCTAAGtctataaagataaaataccTTTAAATCAAACGAAGCAACCCACATTTCTTTGGATCTATTAAGAAATTGTATATTCTTTGCTCTTACGAATTAGCATCTTTCCTTCACACATCTTTTACATACAATTGTATATCATATATCAGTATGCGATGTACGCTTTTTGCATATACAACAGTTGTAAATACTTTCTGCAGACAAGATACCATGTATACCAGAATCGCGTTTCGAAAGAACAGTTAACTTTTAATGTTCGAACTGTGGTAATGACAGTAACGTTAGCATTGCAAATACGTGCAAGTATCTTTCATTATCTGTATATCTCTCTGGAGAAAATAAGAAgcaattaatttcgaattctatacaacgttatactcGCAGCTCtaaaaatgaatttgtttcatttagaAGGAGGTTATGAATTTGCCttgtttctaaataaaaatcgttGCTTGTTTCAACTATAACGAACGTATTTTCTCTTACAACGAACCATTTAGtgagaaataaagaatacgAAACAGacaataaaagtacataatagtTAAACTCGTATTAACACGAAAAATTCGTATtcaaaatttgcatttttatttcagaagaGGGCTACAACAATGTTGCATTCTTCCATATCTTTACCATTGTAATCAGTGAGCATCGATATTTATGCGCCAATTGTAATCGTATCATCTCTTTGTATGCAATGCGTACAAGAGGAAGAACACCGCGATCTTTGACCGTAATGTAAAAAAGTTATGAGAGTCACGAATTGAACTGATTCGAATGGGACACGTACCGGATTGACAACCGTTGTACACGCTGAAACTTGACAACTGGAGGAACTGATCGGGGTTGGCAGTGACACTTCTCACGCGACGAACTGTCCGCCAGTGACTGGTCTTCCCGTTCTTTGTACCTTCCGCTTACGCAGACGGAGTCGCGAAGGCTGACTGGATGCGTTCGGAAGATTTCTGTCAGTTAGTGGGTCACTAACGGTACGCCGCAGGTTCAAGAAACCCCAGGCCTATAGTTCGAATTTACCAGCGACTAATCGGCTGTTAACTTTTTTTCAGGTTTTTTTCAGATCTAATTTCGATCAGACGAATTTCCCGCAACCAGTTTTAGAAACTTTTAGTCAAACGTAATTCACACGTGAAATGGACAATGTACAGTTAGGGCCTTTCATATCGAATGTCttacattttgaaaatattaaaaagaacgGTAGATTATTGTAATAGCCAcctctattattttctctttgttGCTATGTTTCTATCGTTTCACACATTTCCTCGTTGTTTGCGTTTGTTGAACCAACGTTGAAACGTCTTGGCACATCGGGCAGATCCATCGACTAAATAGCAGCTCTGTTATTCTGTCTATTGTCATGGTATTTGGTCTATTACGATATCTATTCACCGTATTCAGAgaatggaattaaatataactaaACATTGTCgtaagtatttttaaaatttagagTACGACTAGTTACGTTTatttacataacgttatttttaaGCCGTTACTGTACTTTCTTAgaaatgtgaaattaaaatatttgcaaaaggCCGAAGAAGAGGACATCGATCAAAATTGAAACTCCTTAACAATGGTTCCGTTATCCACCGTTTTATACATCCTTGTTGATCCTATCGTTAACGCCAAAGgctacatattaaataatttattatttttcaaattgtacgAACACATATCTAGTTTGTATTCTTGCAATTACCATTATCTAAACAAGATATTTACTGACGAATCGTTCTTTCATACCCTTTCTTTCGTGTCTTCTTTCACCTAATCTACGATTCACTGGTAACCGAAAAACGAAAtgggaagaaaaatttaagtaCAACAGAATTTCATAGCAACGTTTTatgtaacaatttatttaacttttatcgttcttttttttttacatttgtacACAAGTTAAAACAAGTACCCTCCTATCCCTCCACGAACCATGAAAGTGATAATCCTTGAAAATGGATGAATAATGAACATGAAACTCAGGCGAGACTGGTTTCGATAGAGCGAAACCGCTACAAGCCCGAAACTGAACTAATCGATAATAATGTACGCGAAGTTTCTCAAACGGGACGagtataaatttcattttcgagTGTTATCTTCACGCGATCTTTTCTACTTGCTTCGTATTTTCGTCGACTTCCTCTTTCGTAGGTTCGCtgtttttctcctcttttatCTGCGCATTCTTCGTCGGTATATCTTCTTTCACGGCGTCAGCCACTTCCATGATTCGAACGGGAACCGCGTTAACCGCCTTCTTCTTCGCGTTTTCAGCAGTTTGAGGCTTTTTCGTCGACTTTTCCTCCTCCTTCGTGTTCATTTCGACGATCACTTCCGGTGCATCTGGCACTACAGCGGCTCTAACATTTTCGCTATCTTTCTGCGGAGCTTCTACAGGAGCTTGATCGCCTTGAATCTCCGAGGTCTCCACCGGTTTTGGTGTATCCAAGTAAGCACAGTCTTGCTGATCCGTCTTTACGAAGAACGTTTTGGAAATCTTGTAGCTGTCAAGCACGGCGTAAGCCtgtttggaaaatattctatattatatttctgcagtataataaaatccctcatcatatatatatgaaaatatcaaatgttaatttttgaaattccagattgatattttattaattttatattatttaataataattaatttaatattaaattaatttccagaAATTCCAGAAATTGAAGATCCCACAATATTAGTGCGGTATTAGGTTATATATTTGAATGTTTATCGGATCAAACGAGATTCAGtttgtagaaatttataaaaagtacatatataaatttgtgttTCGATATATAGATAGAGAATGCAAACGTAAATACTAGcgtagaatatttaaagaatttaaataaaattttgtttctgaaAAGAAGGAGGATTTAAAGGAATTTAAAGTACGAATTTACGAATTTAAAGTGAAATTTACCTTCTGTAAGACTGTTCCCGGTGCTAATCTTTCTCTTGTCATAACCCAGGCGTTCTGCGTATGGAATGGACCAATACCGGAACAACTCCACAGAACCGCGTAAGAATCGTAATCCGTTTCAAGTACAGAATATTTGGTTTCAGGAGTCAATGGTATCGTGTATTTTACGATTAGCTTTCCTTCTTCGGCTTTCGAGGCAGCTTTCTTGATTTCGCCCTCTAACACTCTCTTGATCCCCGTGCTAAATGTTTAAGTAATTAcagatacatattttaatgatCCGATCACATAGTCATTAAAAGACataagaaaaacgaagaattcATGGTTATTGCTGTTTATTGGTATTAAACGTAAGTCGTGTTTTTTAACAAGTCTATTTCAAAGATTCGCTGGTATCGTGGCCAGCTTTATCGAGGGTCGAAACATCTGTACGCTATCaaaaactataaattttttcgcagatactatacaacgtactcgtaaaataaaaacgaagcGAGAAGTGACCATAAAAAGAAAgttcttttaactttttcaaatatacttaCAATCTATTTGTAACTTCGTTGCTGACTCGGAATTTGCCGTCAGGACCCAACGTGTAATTTGCCATTACGCATCGTGATACTACTTCTGTCAGTTGGAAGTATCTCTCAGCCTCGTACCAGATACCCAAAAACTAGAAAGCAGTGAAAATAATTCGTTCGTTATAacgatattcttttattctcttcGAACCTAAGAAATTTTCGAGCGGCGAAGAAATACAATTAGATCGAAGAGGAGGACCCATAGGACGCGGTAGGGTTAAAGCATTTTTAAAACTATAACGCGggtacataaaatatcaaagaatatTCCATTTCGATGGAAGCAACGCTCGTAAGGTAACCTTTGAATTGTTAACTTTGCAATAGACGACTGGTTAGTTAACTGTACTCACCTTAGTCATGTCAAAGTTCGCCATAGGTACGTAATCTGGACAGAAACCCAGACTGGGTATCTGGGCTTGAGCCAGAGCCAAAGCCGAAAGTATCAGAACTATCTTGCCGATCATGTCTACCGTTGATCTGCCGTGAACATGGTTCAAACCGCTTCTCTTATATACATTAACCAAGGAGCGCAAGAGCGTTGACCGGACACTACCCCCCCTGTTTTACCTACACGTGAATATTCTTACGGTACTCTTCGTGGCCTCAGAATCTGGTCACCAGACGATGGTCATTGGTCAATGTTGCTAGACGACTTCTTGGCAAGAAGTTTAACCAAGGTGGTACCCGACGACCCGCTGAGAACGAACCGATGCAGGCTCTATTATGCAATTTCTTCAAACAACGGTACTTTTGGTCGATGAAGAAGAATCCTTTGTTCGATGGATCGGTGTCAGTCGATTTGACGGGACGCCAACATTTCTTAAATACGCATAGCAATCGTAACGGGCCACGAACAAGGTGAATCCTCTGGACATCGATCGTGTcgctttttctaaatttctccGATCTTGACGATAGTTGCTGTTAccgatggaaaattaattcgacgtttcattttttacaagCGTTATGCGAGGAAAGTTACGAATATTCGACGCGAAGCAAAGCCTGTTGAAGCAAggcgaaatattttattacacattACAAATGActtataaatgtattaatcTCTGGTCAAATAATACGcgaaacgataataatattgtttgaGTACGAACAAAGAGGATATTGGGCTTTCGTCACATAGTTTGGTATACATAGGTTTCTTCAGACTAGGGCCTTCGGTTACTTCAGGTACTTCGAAACGATACCAGTACTCGTTTAGCAgcgcgagaaaaagaaatttcattgagtCGGATATAGTGGAATCTTTGAGAACACGTTACCGATATAATCGAGTTTCACAGGCCAACTTCTTTGTACATTCTATACGAGCAAAGCAAGCGAGTGATAGGAACGAAACTAATGCGAATTACTTACACTTTTTGTCTTCTAAGCACTATTACCTGTATTTACgttttgaacaaaatttttcaaacagaaGATACTCCGAAACGCGTTACCATCGCCTATTGAGTCACTTgcaacgtataaaaatatcgaatatcttcTATTCCACAAATTTGTCTcttatttcgataattaagAACGTTCGTCGAGGTAAATTTCGCGTAATCTGCGAAATATTCGAATACGGAGTAAGTAAAATCACTTTTGGGCTTAAAGGCTTAAGGAAACCAATTTTAGGACATAGCGATTACCTAGTAACCTTAAGATGAAAAATCAGATATACGGTTTCTCAGgagatatttttacgaatactAGGAAATgcgaatataaaaagatactcGAGTGAGTCATATCTAAAACTTTCGTTTTCATTTGACGAATGCATAAATTTGTTACGTTCGATTTACACGAATCTCATTCGCTGTTATCTTGACCCacatttttgtttgtttgttgttTTCATGATCAGTAGCTCGTCCGCGACGAGACCAAGATCAGAGTAGATCGCAGTAGGCATCCTGGAATGCGCGATCGTGAAATTTACACCTTTGATAGTGCTATTCCTCTTCCTGTAGTCATTCATAAAGCCGGTTTCAACGATCTCGGTGCTTAGCGAGTCTGTATTTATGTTCACGAATGAAGTAGATAGATAGATGGCAAACGTAGCCGACTTTTCTTTCTCGCAACAAAACAGGAACTAGCTGTTCGTTATCGCGTTACAATTACGCAATCGACACTGTCAACAGATAACGCTTGGCAAAGGTATACCACCATTCTTAACCGTGGCCCGCCAGTAACGGGTTTTTCAACGAGGTTTCTTTTTGTATGAAATCCTTGGCCATCGAACCGTTAGTTTGGAGTAAATGTTCCTCTAACTACACACCGATAGGTCTATAAACGAGGAACCGCTACGAAacaatttcgataaatttcattcagACGTTGATTTTGCGCATGTGTGTATCCATGTCGACTATATGAATCGGTTTGTTCCTCTTCGAAGTACATTTAGTTTTCATTGATAACAATCGTTCTCTTTTCTGTGTTTATCgttcttgaaaaaaaaaaaaaaaaaaaaaaaaaaaggaagaagaagaaaaagaaacttctACGTATACGATAAAGAAAGATACTTATCGAAACCTTTAATTCGATAAAGAACGCGCATCGTTCgcgttatatacaaaatcctgttttttcatttgaaatttctcggcaacaaaagattatttaaagaCCAATTTTGGCAAATAATAGAAAGCGATAAAAACGAATTCACTCGAAATCTAATGTTTTTTTAGGTCGGAAGGAAAGGGAAAGGATATTGATATGAGCCAAGTTGTTTTCGCTCGCTCGTTTATCTTCTTTTACAGATTTCTCAtctgaattaatttatttcttgtaaATCTATGAACACTAAGAAAGCACGCGGAAAACGTTCTCCGCTCGGAAGATGcttaaattctaaaaaacTCTGACCAGATGTCCGAAGAACAATGATTTCAAATCAAGCGAATATTTAAGGAAAGGAAAGTGATATACAATATGGTAACGTAAAGCAAGTATTATTTCATGTTGGAAAGGAATCACGACATTTCTTCATAATCATTTCATTCGTAATCaagattttctataaattttaatcgcaGAAATAATACGCATCGTCGATTTTATCTCTAGGAAACAACGAACGATCGATCTTTCTAACTCTGCATACGCATTTACCATCAGGATTGCAATTTACTTCCTTGATCAAAGGCTTCTCCGCTTAAATAATCGACATAGTGAAAAGCAAAGTTCAACATCGatgaaaaaatcatttatttctaCAACATTTCGCTACGttgaggaagaaaagaaatgccCTCTTGGGACATCTGGCCGcgagtgtgtgtgtgtgtgtgtgtgtgtgtgtgtgtgtgtgtgtgtgtgtgtgtgtgtatgtatacacAATAAACGTAACTAATTAACAGTAACATAATCTGCATACGTAATCCTAGTGCGCTTACGTCTCGAGAAGAGGGAACGAGGAGGTTGGAGAGGGTTTCAGGTAGGAGAGGGTTGGAGACAGAGAAACGACGAAAAGTTAgttactaaaaattatttaggcGGCTCGCAGAAAAAAGGATCGTCTGTTAGCTTCTTCCTCTCGCGATCGAaagatttttcctttttatttgaaagagcCACGAGTCGCGGTCGTGCGATGCGCCGAAGCGTTGCACGCTAAACAATAATtactttatctttattatcatttaGTATCACATTGCGTTCACTGTTTTGTGCTGGCCATTTTTGCCTGGCTTGATGAGAGCGCACACCACCCCTCTAACCTCTTCTTACGTTCCTATGTTCTGCTTTCGTGCCCGTTTATACCTCGGCGGTAAAAATACCATGGCGAAGGCAAATAGAACGAACGATCTTATTTCAAATACGCTTGCGAtatcgttttttaaaaatttcgaatccCAATAAACAGCAACAGCAGCTAGCTGATTTTTAAAACATCGTCCGCTTGGAAAAGTGAAACGGTTCGAATTTAGCGATACGTTTGATCGTCAGTTGGGGATATTAAGATCGAAATTTTGGAAATCGCATCTCTGGTcacgttaaatataaaaatataatttgcgtaaaataaattaaaggaaTCGTTTCGTGAAAGTATTCACGTGTATATGGAATGTGCGTGTGAGTTTCAaacgaatataatattatcgctaatgatatttatcgggattcgaatttatttgattttgtacGTTTATTAAGACCGGCCGTTCCGTATTTCAGATTTTCATACAGCCAAGGAGCTAAAGAGAGGTTGAGGCCCTTCTTCAAGGCACCTTAGGTAGTAATACCTATctagaaatgaaattcatgACGTCCTGCgccaacaaaaaagaaattagagaAACAAAAGCTACTACTTAAAACAATCTATCTAGATCCTAACGAAACTT
It encodes:
- the LOC132908674 gene encoding apolipoprotein D-like: MLRIYLLLITASAAIAQVPFLGSCPTVETIQNFDMERYLGKWYEIEKYFAFFEFGGKCVTATYNITDDSNSINILNKQISALTGVSSSIEGVGKPVLKVEDAKLTVSFPSMPLPLDAPYWILDTDYTTYSVVWSCSNFGVFSTRNVWIMAREPKPLVSVLEKAYQILDKNNISRAYFIRTDQKNCPIGN
- the LOC132908666 gene encoding apolipoprotein D-like; translated protein: MIGKIVLILSALALAQAQIPSLGFCPDYVPMANFDMTKFLGIWYEAERYFQLTEVVSRCVMANYTLGPDGKFRVSNEVTNRFTGIKRVLEGEIKKAASKAEEGKLIVKYTIPLTPETKYSVLETDYDSYAVLWSCSGIGPFHTQNAWVMTRERLAPGTVLQKAYAVLDSYKISKTFFVKTDQQDCAYLDTPKPVETSEIQGDQAPVEAPQKDSENVRAAVVPDAPEVIVEMNTKEEEKSTKKPQTAENAKKKAVNAVPVRIMEVADAVKEDIPTKNAQIKEEKNSEPTKEEVDENTKQVEKIA